One part of the Schistocerca piceifrons isolate TAMUIC-IGC-003096 chromosome 7, iqSchPice1.1, whole genome shotgun sequence genome encodes these proteins:
- the LOC124804722 gene encoding uncharacterized protein LOC124804722, translating into MAELLGKLRSAWKTWRKQRKERQERVSDPQKLIGVTEQSDKEHIHAASIEDIDACANKDNSSANVKSTVDSPDSGKVCNNEENKNVNETPIEVICEYANDADIDIYRAEGLTDNELRTIICSLAEKICREFPSYYDFCIIADEEDYDSADELKHYLCRTFDLTGCMVHDGFYRAGADIFSCFEFMMSRSSKVLFYLTDNFNASQFYRRIQSGAVFQSLMSSVQAHREKCVPIFPNGIPNYIPLPLSGIAGLHPKSKVALRQSVNTTYTLPLREKRKCLDRLNDEERRLAFREQLRLSVSDFIQKKQLQNSTSETQQIENAHSAIDVHTSTSILPEVSSNVNAVNEQPTGDTIADTLASLPMDDEVRTCIMQVVSQSSPLPATNVSITSSSAVHVGNKVTVNLTINPPVSYSGGTTGDAIMNDSDSDSFSESE; encoded by the coding sequence ATGGCAGAGCTTTTAGGGAAGCTCCGCAGCgcttggaagacatggaggaaACAGCGTAAGGAAAGGCAAGAACGAGTATCTGATCCTCAGAAACTTATCGGCGTTACTGAACAATCGGACAAAGAACACATACATGCGGCAAGTATTGAAGATATAGATGCATGTGCCAACAAGGATAATAGTTCCGCGAACGTGAAGTCTACAGTTGACTCTCCTGATTCAGGGAAGGTATGCAATAATGAAGAGAACAAGAATGTGAACGAAACTCCGATTGAAGTGATCTGTGAGTATGCAAATGACGCAGATATTGACATTTACCGTGCTGAAGGCCTGACGGATAATGAATTGCGAACTATAATTTGTAGCTTAGCTGAAAAAATTTGCAGGGAGTTTCCGTCGTATTACGACTTTTGCATTATAGCAGACGAAGAGGACTATGATTCAGCGGACGAACTGAAGCATTACTTGTGCCGCACTTTCGACTTAACAGGGTGTATGGTTCACGATGGCTTTTATCGTGCGGGTGCAGACATATTTTCCTGTTTTGAATTTATGATGTCGAGGAGCAGCAAAGTGCTGTTTTACTTAACAGACAATTTTAATGCAAGCCAGTTCTATCGCCGCATCCAGAGTGGAGCCGTTTTTCAGTCATTGATGTCCAGCGTTCAAGCCCACCGAGAAAAATGTGTACCAATATTCCCAAATGGTATTCCTAACTACATTCCACTACCCCTCTCAGGTATAGCAGGTCTGCATCCTAAATCGAAAGTAGCGTTGCGACAAAGTGTAAATACAACATATACCTTACCtctgagagaaaaaagaaaatgtttagatAGACTGAATGATGAAGAACGAAGGTTAGCATTCCGTGAACAGCTGCGACTTAGTGTGAGTGATTTCATTCAAAAGAAACAATTACAGAACTCAACATCTGAAACGCAACAAATTGAGAATGCCCATTCAGCAATTGATGTACACACCAGTACCAGCATTTTGCCAGAAGTTTCCTCAAACGTGAATGCTGTGAATGAACAGCCCACAGGTGACACCATAGCAGATACCCTTGCTTCCTTGCCGATGGATGATGAAGTGCGGACATGTATAATGCAAGTAGTATCACAGTCCAgtccactacctgcaacaaatgtgAGCATCACAAGTTCCTCAGCAGTGCATGTGGGAAATAAAGTTACTGTGAATTTGACCATAAATCCACCAGTGTCGTACTCTGGAGGTACCACAGGTGATGCCATAATGAATGACAGTGATTCAGACAGTTTTTCTGAAAGTGAATGA